The genome window TGCCGCCGACGCGCAACTGGAGCGGCGAGCGATCTTCAAGTTTGACATAGGGCCTGCCGGGCCGCTTCTCGCCGAGCCAGGGATAGGCCAAATTGAGAGCAGGCTGTGCGTAAGAGGTTGCCTGAATCTTTTCGGAAATCCCGCCTCTATTTTGCAGAAAGACCTTCATGCTAAAGTGGATGACGCCATGGGAGCCTTTGGTTCGGCGGCTCACTTCGATCTGGTTGAGCGGTTCTTCTACCGGATAAGATCGCGCTGTGCCGTCCTCGACCAAGCTGGTGAATAGACCCGGCACCATGTTCCTCTGCTTGCGGTTCTGCTCGATCCACCATTTTAGAAGCTCTGGAAAGGCCTGCTTGGGCGCTTCGATCTTCCAGTAAAGCTGGGGCGCGAAGTAGTCGAGCCAGCCGTTCTCCAGCCAAATCTTTGAGTCGGCGTACAACTCTAGGTACGGGTCGAAGCCGCTGACGCTGGGCGGGTGGCCGGGACGCCAGATTCCAAACGGGCTGATCCCCACCTTTACATGTTTCTTGACGCCCTTGACTCGATCGTACATCTCCTTCACGAACCGATTGATATTGTCCCTTCGCCAATCGTCTCGGCTCAATTTGCCCCCTTTTCGTTGATACGCCGCCCAGCTGGGATCGTCGGGGAACGGGATGATCGCCCCTTTCGAGTCCCTCTCTTTATAAGGATAGAAGTAGTCGTCGATGTGAACCCCGTCCAAGTCGTATCGCGAGACAACGTCTAAAACCACGTCCAAACTGTGTTTCTGCGCGTCCGGTTCGCCTGGATCCAGCCATAAGTACCGGCCATAGGTTTTGCAAATGCGCGATTTCGTCCGACTCACGTGCGTCGGCCCGGGCTGGGACTTGCTTTCGTAATGTCTGGCTCTGAACGGATTGAACCAGGCATGAAGCTCGATCCCTCGCTTGTGCGCCTCGTCGATCGCGAAGGCCAAGGGGTCGTAATCGTCGCTCGGCGGCTGGCCTTGCGTGCCGGTCAGAAAGTCGGACCAAGGCTCCAGTTTTGATTTGTACAGAGCGTCGCACGCTGGACGTATCTGAAAGATAACCGTGTTTAGGTTTAGCTGCGCGCACTTGTCCATGATGGCCAACAGCTCGGCGCGCTGATTTGCGGCTTGCAGGGCAGGCTTGGTCGGCCAGTCGATGTTCGCGACGGTGGCCACCCAAACGCCTCTAAACTCTCGATTTAACGGAGGAACCATAATCTCTTCAACCTCGCTCGATACTCCTTCCAATGCGTCTTCTTTCGACGGCTCTGGGGCTATCCCTTCAAGCCGGTAAGCGTTACACCCTGAATGAAGTAGCGCTGAGTAAAGAAGAAGAGCGCGACCACGGGAGACATGACCATGGTGCACGCCGCCATCAACATGCCCGGCTCGCCCCCGTGATCGGTTTGGAACAGCTGAAGGGCATAGGCTACAGGCATCTTTTCTGGGCTGTTGATGTAGATGAGCGGCCCCATGAAGTTGTTCCAAGCGCCCAAGAAGGTCATGATGGTGATGGCGGCCATAGCGGGCTTGATTAAGGGCAAGGCGACCCTCCAGTAGATGCCGAACGGCGTGCAACCGTCCAGCTTGGCCGCTTCCTCCAATTCAAGCGGGATCGTCATCATAAATTGCCGAAACAGAAACACAGAGAAGGCGCTGGCAAAGAAGGCAGGAACCCAAAGCGGATTGAGCGTATCGACCCATCCCAGCGAACGAAAGATCAGGAATACAGGAAGCATCGTTACTGCGCCGGGCAGCATCATCGTCGCCATCATCAGGGCGAACATCGCGTCCCGCCCCGGAAAGCGCAGACGCGCAAAGCCAAAGGCGACCATGGAGCTGGAAAGCACGATCCCAATAATGTTGAGCACGGCCAAAACCAGCGTATTGCGCAAGAAAGCCCAGCCTTTCTCGGCTTCTTCGGGCAGAAAGCGCAAGGCATCGCGGTAGTTCTCCCATCGCAGGCCGACTTTGCGTATCGGTGTGATTTCGGAGCGCAATCGAACGATCTCCTCGCCTGCATTGGGGTCGGGCGGCAGGATTCGCAATCTCTGCTCGCCGCTTTCCAAGTTCTCCAACACAGCGGCCTCTGCCGGACGACCGTCCACATGCACGATGGAAATGGGATAGCGCTGATCGCCGATCTGCCTCTCGATCTGGCGCTTCGGAACCCAGACTGGCGGGAACTTGGACATGTCGATGTCTTCTTTGAACGAGGTAACGATCAGCCATGCGAAGGGCACCGAGAAGACGGCGGCGCCCGACGCGAGCGCTAAGTGCAATCCGGCGCTTCGGAGAGCTTTGCCAAAAGGACGCCGCCACAATCGAATGCCGACTCGCGCCATTCGCGCACGGGCGACCCAGTAGGCCGCATAGACAGTTGCGAGCAGGCCAACGTCCAACAAAAGTTGCCTGTACGGCTGCTCGGCTACGAACTGGGCGACTACGAGAGAGAGAGCGCATCCTGCGAACAGTGTGGCAAGGGCGGAGAGCAAACGAAACCGAATCGCTATTTGCGCAACCGCTAGGCCGCGCCAGAGAGCGACGTAGAAGAGCGCAACCGCCGCTATCCATCCAATGGCCGCCATGCTGGTTTATTCTTCTGACTGGGCGCTCGTCGTCCTGCAGGATTGGCATCCCCTTCGTATAAATGACGCCCCATGACCGACCCCGAATTGTGCTTCTTAGAAAGCGATAATTACCCTTACCGCGCCATTGTGCCCCCGATAGTCCAGTCCTCGCTTTTCACTTGGGACGATCTCGAGCAGTTTCTAAAAAGGGGCGAGTTAGAAGGCTGGGACTATACTCGCGTGGGCAATCCGACGATCGACGTTGCGGAACGGATCATTGCCCAGGCGGAGGGAGCGGAGAAGTGCATGCTGTTTGCTTCGGGGATGGCGGCGGTGAGCGCTGCGGTATTGGCTTGCGTGAAGTCCGGGGATCATGTGGTCGCCGTTGAAACGTGCTATGGCCCGACGAGGGAGTTCTTGACCGACTATCTGTCGCGGTTTGGGGTAACGGTCGAGTTTGTGTCGGGCGAATATCCAGAAAAGTTTCGAAAGCCGGCCAAGCTCTACTATCTGGAAAGCCCTTCGAGCATCTTCTTCAACTTGCAGGACATCCAACAGGTTGCGGCAGTTGCCAAGGAGACCGGCGCGCTGGTTGTGATCGACAATAGTTGGGCGACGCCGCTCTATCAAAACCCGATCTCAATGGGAGTCGATTTGGTAATTCACTCCACCAGCAAGTACCTGGGCGGGCATAGCGACATCATGGGCGGGGCGGTGGCGGGCCGCAGGGAGTTGATGGAGAAGGTAGGCGTTGAAAGACGGACCCTTGGGGGATGCGCCGATCCGTTTGCGGCCTATCTGCTGATTAGGGGACTGAGGACGCTGCCGGTGCGAATGGCTCGGCATCAGGAGACGGGTTTGGCGCTGGCTTCGGCCTTGGCAGAGCGCCCTTATGTAGACGCCGTCAATCATCCGGGGTTGGAATCGCATCCGCAATTTGAATTGGGCAAGCGTCAGATGAGGGGCTATTCTGGCCTGTTCAGCTTCTGGCTGAAGCCTGCGTCGAGAGAGAGCGTTGTCAGGGCGATCAACTCGCTCAGGCGCTTTCGCATAGGTCCCAGTTGGGGCGGGCCGGAGAGTTTGGTCGTGGCATTTCCAGAGGAGCAGCCGCCCCATCGCTGGGTGGTTCGGCTCTCTGTGGGGCTTGAGCCGGCGAGCGCGCTGTTGGACGATCTCGATGCCGCGTTTGACGGATTTGGGGCATGATTCGTACTCACAATTGTGCTACAAATCGAAAAAATCCCGTTCAGAGCGCTTAAGCGAGATGCAACTCTGCCCTTCCGGGCGGCACAATCCGCAAGAAGCGCCAGGCAGAAGCCGGGCGTTCCGATCACCGGCTCGCGGGGACGCTCGCCCTCCCGGTGGTTTAGGTCTAATGAACGGGATTTTTTCATAATGTAGCACAAAATTGAGTACGAATTCTCCAAGTACCGCCGGCGTCCTCGCTGGCCCTCGACGCTTCGACGGCCAAGAGAAGACAAACCCGCGACACCTGCGAGTGTAGCGGGATCCCAAAGCCTCACTCCGCTAACAGGGCAGTAAGCAGCTTGTCGATTGCTTTAGCGGTGCGGTCGTCGTTTAGTTTGCCGTTCTCATCGAACTTGTCGGCGGCGAAGGAGACGAAAACTTCGGCGCTCGTGATCGCGACAAGGTCCAGAAAGACAAAGCACTGCCGCAGGTGATATTGGCAACGCGCGCCGCCCAACATGCCCGGCGAGGCGCTCATGATGGCTGCTTTCTTGTTGGCAAAGGGGTTCGGGCGCGGTCGGCTGGCCCAGTCGATCGCGTTCTTTAGAACTCCGGGGATGCTGTAGTTGTATTCCGGAGTTATGAAGAGGTATCGATCGGCCCAGGCGACTTGTCTATTGAGGCGTTGCACGGACTCGGGCAGGGGATCGGCATCGATATCCTGGTTGTAGAGCGGCAGGTCCCCGATCTCGGCCACTTGAACCTCGGCGCGGCTACCAATAGCCTCCAGGGCATGGTTGGTCAGCATTCGGTTGAAGGACGCCTTTCGCAGGCTGCCGCAAAACAGGAGTATCTTCATGGCGGGCATTTTACCTTTTCAAGCGTGCGAAGACTTTTCGCGCCAGGGGCTTGACAAAGCCGAATCTCTGTGGGTAATATCGCTACCGTCTGCATTCGGCGCCCCCATGGAAGCCTGTAAGGGTTTGCTCGGAGCAACAGTTTGTGATAAAATTCACAAAGGCCGACCGGCAGGAAACGGATTTCTGTCGCAGAAGAAGGAGACGATAGGCCGGCGGCGAATGGGTTTCGGCAATGGGCTTTTGAGATCGCATGGAAGCGATCGATGCAGACCGACGGAGCGGTTGAGGCAGGACCGCTTCTAGTTTAGAAAAATAGGGAGGCGGGCCGATGCCTCAGATCTTTCCTGAAAGCAGCAACACGATAGCGAGGGCGAGTTTAGTCGGCGGAATCCTGCTGGTGGCGGGCACGCTGGTTACCGGTTCGCAAATCACCCGCCACAGTTTTGGCACCGACGCCAAGGTTGCTATCGAGCAGCCCATCCCTTTTAGCCACAAGCACCACGCCAACGAGCTAGGCATCGACTGCCGCTACTGCCACACTACGGTTGAGACTTCCAAGTTTGCCGGCATCCCCCCGACCGAGACGTGCATGAGCTGCCACTCGCAGATTTGGACGAACAGTCCCTTGTTGGAGCAGTTGCGCAACAGCCTGAAGGACAATAAGCCGATCGAGTGGACACGGGTGAATCGACTGCCCGATTTCGTCTACTTCGACCACTCCATCCATGTGAACAAGGGGATCAGCTGCTTCACCTGTCATGGGGATGTGCAGGAGATGCAACTGACCTATAAGAACGAGCCGTTCTTTATGAAGTTTTGTCTCGATTGCCACCGCGAGCCGGAGCTTTTCATTCGGCCCAAGGATCAAGTCTTGAACTGGAAGTACAAGGCAGAGGTCAACCAGCGCGAGTTGGGCGAGCGGCTGGTGCACGATTTCGACATCAAGAAGGGGCAGCTAACGGATTGCTGGACGTGCCATCGCTAATGGATAGGATGCGAGAATGAGCGACAAGACCACGTTGCAGGCGCTAAGGGACAAGTTGGCAGGGAAGCAGCCAGGAGGCTATTGGCGAAGCTTAGAAGAGCTGGCCGGGTCGGAGGAGCTCGCCCGATACGCCGACGACGAGTTTCCGCATCGCGAATCGCTGGTCAACGGTATGGATCGGCGTTCGTTCGTCAAACTGATGGGCGCATCTGTGGCGCTGGCCGGGTTGGCGGGATGTCGCCGTTTGCCGGCCGACCACATTGTCCCCTATGTTCGCCATCCAGAGGAGATCGTTCCGGGCAAAGCGCTTTACTATGCGAGTTCGTTCGTTCTGGGCGGCTATGCATTGGGCGTGCTGGTAGAGAGCCACGAAGGGCGCCCGACCAAGATCGAGGGAAATCCGATTCATCCTGCCAGCCTGGGTTCGACCGAAGTTTTTTCTCAGGCTTCCATCTTGAATCTGTACGATCCCGACCGGGCGCAGGCGATCAAACAGTTTGGCACCACGCGGTCGATGGCGCAGATGATGAGCGCATTGCGCGGCGCCTTGGCGCGGCAGATGGACAAGAAGGGCGCCGGACTGCGCATTTTGACGGAGACGGTCAGCTCGCCCACCTTGGCACGGCTGATTGATAACTTCTTGGTCGAATACCCCGAGGGTCGATGGATTCAGTACGATCCGGTTAACGAGGATAACCTGTGGGTCGGGATGAAGGCGGCTTATGGTCGGTACGTTCAACCGGTCTACGATTTTACCAAGCCCAAGGTCATTCTATCGGTCGATTGCGACTTTATGGTCGAACTTCCGGGCAGCGTGCGCTACAGTCGAGATTTTTCCGCACAGCGCCAGATTAGGGACGACAAGCACGACATGCCGAGGCTTTATGCGCTCAAATCCGCTCCAAACGTTACCGCTTCGCTTGCGGATCACAAGCTCACTGTAAAGCCTTCAGAGGCGGAGGCTATCGTATGGTCGGTTGCCGCGGCGATGGGGATGTCGGTCAACGCGCCCTCGACCGAACATCAGGGCTGGGCTTCGGCTGTCGCCAGCGATTTGCGAGCAGCGGGCGCCGAGGCGTTGGTGATCGCAGGGCCGCGGTGCTCGCCTCAAACGCAGACTTTGGTCATGCAGATGAACGAGGCGCTGGGCGCGATGGGAAATACGGTTCGCCTGGTCGAACCTGTGCTGCCCAAAGTCGAAGAGCAAACAGCGTCGATGATGGCATTAGCCCAAGAGATGCGGGCGGGAACGGTCGATTGCCTGATAATGTTGGGCGGAAATCCGGCCTACAATGCGCCCGCAGATGCCGAGTTTGCACAGTCGCTCGAGACGATTTCTAAGAAGGACGGCGCCTTTACTCTTCGCTTGGGAATGCACGACGACGAAACAGCCGGGATCAGCCAATGGGTGGCGCCCGACGCGCACTACTTAGAGTCGTGGAGCGATGCCGTGGCGTTTGACGGCACTGTTTCGCTCGTTCAACCTCTTATCGAGCCGCTGTATAGCGCAGTCTCGCCCCTCGATCTGTTCTGTGCGATCGAAGGCAAAGGCCGCACGGCTTACGATGCGGTCAAGGACTATTGGAAGGCGGCGATGCCTCGCGCAGATTTCGATAAGTTCTGGCGAAAGTGCGTTCACGATGGCATGATCGCCGGTACGAGCGCCAAGGTTGCGAGCGTGTCTGCAAGCGGAGGTGCCCAGCCGCCCAAGTTGAACCAAGGGATGGAGCTGATCTTGGCTGCCGATCCGACAGTCTACGACGGTCGATATGCCAACAACGGCTGGCTGCAGGAATTGTCGAAGCCTGTTACGAGCCTTTGTTGGGACAACGCCTGCCTCCTCGGCGTTCGAAAAGCGCAAGAGTTGGGAATCGAGAATCAGACGATGGTCAACCTTAAAGTCGGAGAGCGCTCGGTAAAGGCCGCTGCTTTTGTCGTGCCGGGCCATCCGAACGAGGCCGTAACGCTTCATTTGGGATACGGGCGTCGGCGCGGCGGAGAGGTAGCGGTCGGCTACGGATTTGACGCTTATGCGGTGAGGAATTCCGACCATCCTTGGGCTGCGCCGGTAGAGGTTGAGAAGATCGGCGGCGAGTATCTTTTGGCCTTTACGACCAACCACAACGTGATCTGGCACGGTCAAAAAGGCGAGGACACGCAGTTTGGCCGAGACATTATTAGAACGCACGATTTGCACGGCGAGCACGACGACAGCGGACATCACGGCCATCATGGCGAACTGCGATCGATGTATCCCGAGCGCGAGTGGGACGGCTACAAATGGGCGATGGTGATCGATACCAACCTGTGCAACGGATGCAACGCCTGCGTGATGGCTTGCCAAGCCGAGAACAACATCAACATTGTTGGAAAGGATGAAGTCCGCCGCCATCGCGAGATGCAGTGGATACGGATCGATCGCTACTATCAGGGCGACGTGGACAATCCGGAGACGTATCACGTGCCTTTGCCGTGTATGCATTGCGAACAGGCGCCGTGCGAGCCTGTTTGTCCGGTGGCGGCGACGGTCCACAGCGCAGAGGGTCTCAATCAAATGGTCTACAACCGATGCGTAGGCACTCGGTATTGCTCCAACAACTGTCCTTACAAAGTTCGCCGCTTCAACTACTTCAAGTACGGCTATTTGAAAGACAAGTACGATCTGGAGCTTCCGGTTTTGAAGCTGATGCGCAATCCAAACGTTACCGTGCGCGGCCGAGGCGTGATGGAGAAGTGCACCTACTGCGTGCAGCGCATCAACGCGGGACGAATCGAAGCGAAAAAGGCGAACCGTCGGCTCAAGGATCACGAGGTCGTTACCGCGTGCCAGCAGGCATGTCCGACCAAGGCGATCGAGTTTGGCGACATGGCCGATCCTGAGAGCGCGGTCAGCAAGCTGCGGGCGCAAGAGCAGCACTACTCGCTGCTCGAGGATTTGGGCACCAAGCCGCGCACGACTTATCTCGGGCGATATCGCAACAACAACACCGAACTGGAGAAGGCATAAGCATGGCCGCTCAACCTGCCAGCGTGATTGACGGGCCAATGATCGAGGGTCAGCAGACCTATGGCACGATCACCGAGCACATAGGCGATATTCCGGCTAAAAGCCCGCCTGCGCCGTGGTATTTCGGCGCCGCGTTTGGGTTTGGATTGCTGGGAGTCATGGTGCTGACCATCGGCTCCTTGCTGTACAACGGTATCGGCATTTGGGGCGTTAACGTACCGGTCGGCTGGGGCTTTGACATTATCAACTTTGTCTGGTGGATCGGAATCGGACACGCGGGCACGCTGATTTCGGCGATTCTGTTGCTGCTGCGGCAGCAATGGCGCACGTCGATCAACCGTTTTGCCGAGACGATGACGCTCTTTGCAGTCATGTGCGCCGGTCTGTTCCCGCTGTTGCACACAGGTCGTCCGTGGGTGGCTTATTGGCTGGTGCCCTACCCCAACATCATGGCGGTCTGGCCCAACTTTCGCAGCCCTCTGGTGTGGGACGTTTTTGCGGTTACGACCTACCTGACCGTGTCGGCGCTGTTCTGGTACGTTGGATTGATCCCCGACCTTGCGACGATGCGCGACCGCGCAAAGAGCAAAGTGAAGCAGGTTGTAACGGGGATGCTGGCGATGGGCTGGCGCAACTCCGCCGCGCACTGGTTCCGATACGAGACGGCCTATCTGCTCTTGGCGGGACTGTCGACTCCGCTGGTCATCTCGGTGCACTCTATCGTTAGCTTAGACTTTGCGGTTTCACTGATGCCCGGTTGGCACACGACCATTTTCCCGCCTTACTTTGTTGCGGGCGCGATTTACTCGGGCTTTGCGATGGTGCTGACCTTTATGATCCCCGTCCGTCGATGGTACAAGATGGAGAACTTTGTAACCATGAAGCACATCGACTGGATGGCCAAGGTGATGCTGGCGACCGGTTTGATCGTGCTGTACGGCTATGGGATGGAAGCGTTTATGGCTTGGTACAGCGGCAGCCTTTGGGAAGAACTGATGTTTGAGAACCGGACGACCGGTCGATTTGGGCTGTCCTACTGGCTCCTGATTCTGTGCAACGGCGTCATCCCGCAACTGTTGTGGCTCCCGCGATTTAGGCATCATATGGGCGTACTGTTCTTCATCTCGCTGGTGATCAACGTCGGGATGTGGCTGGAGCGGTTCGTGATCGTCGTAACCAGTCTGCATCACGACTTTCTGCCCTCGTCTTGGGGCATGTACTATCCGACGATTTGGGATCTTGGGATGTTTGCGGGCACCATCGGGTTCTTTACCTTCATGATGTTCTTGTTCCTCCGATTCTTGCCCATGATCGCCGTGTTCGAGATGCGCGATCTGTGGCACAAAGTCAAGCCAGACGGGCACGGCGATCGCCATGCGCCGGTTCCGACGGGGAAGAGCTGAAATGAGCGAAGCTATCTACGGACTGATTGCAGAGTTTAAGGACGAGCACGACCTGATGAGCGCGGCCGAACGTGTGCGCGAGCAGGGTTACAAGCGCGTCGATGCCTTTTCGCCGTTCCCGATCCATGGTTTGGCAGAGACTTTAGGCATCGACGACCATCGCGTGCCCTTGATCGTAACCTTCGCCGCCTTGGCCGGCGCGGCGGGCGGCTTCTTAATGCAGTACTGGATCTCGGTTGTGGACTATCCGCTCAATATCGGCGGGCGGCCCGATCTGAGCTGGCCGTACTTCATTCCGATTACCTTCGAGTGCATGGTGCTGAGCGCGGCGTTCGGAGCCGTGTTAGGCATGTTGGGACTGAACGGACTTCCTCAGCCGCATCATCCCCTGTTCGACGCCCCTAACTTCGATCGCGCCTCGAACGACCGGTTCTTTATCTGTATAGAATCGAAGGACCCCAAGTTTGAGCGAGAGCAGACGGAGGCGTTTCTGAAGACCTTGAATGCCGAGAACGTTGCCGAGGTGAGCTTATGAGGCGATTGGTCGCCACCGTGGGCAGTGTCTTGATCGTGGCTGGATTGACGGGTTGCCACACCGACATGTGGGTTCAGCCAAGGGTCAAAACACTCTCAAAAAGCGACTTCTTCAAGGACGGTTCGTCGGCTCGGATGCCAGTCAAGAACACGGTTGCATGGGGCAACTTGCGGGAAGACGAGGCTTACTACACGGGCAAGCTTCCGACCGGCAAGTACGTTCAGGAGCTTCCGTTCGAACTAACGAAAGATGTTCTGCTACGGGGTCGGGAGCGATACGACGTCTTTTGCGCGCCGTGCCACGGCAAAGTCGGGGACGGCCAAGGCATGATCGCTCAGAGAGGTTTCAATCAGAAGAGGCCGGTGGCCACGCTCCATCAAGATCGTCTTCGGCAGGCCCAGTTGGGCTACTTCTTCGAGACGATTACGAACGGATTTGGCGTGATGTATTCCTATGCGTCCAGAATTCCGGTTGAGGATCGCTGGAAGATCGCGGCCTACATTCGAGCGTTACAACTGAGTCAGAATGCGACCTATGCCGACGTGCCGCAAGAGGTGTTGCCCGAACTGATCGAGAAGGGCAAGGTCGATCTAACGCCCAAGAAGGAGGCGCCTGCCAGTGACCACTAATGCGGCGATGGGCCGGCTGGAAGGCCTCAAGAAGACGGGAGTCATGCTGGGTTTGGCAGGCATTGCAGGCTGCGTGGTCGGGATTGCTACTAACCGAGAAGGCTTCTTCCAGTCCTATTTGATCGGCTTTTCGTTTTGGGCGATCTTGACGATGGGCTTCATCGGGCTTGCAATGCTGCAGCACACAGTGCGCGCGTCGTGGCTGACGCCCATAGAGCGGATGATCGAAGCGGGCGCATTTTGCTTGCCTATTCTCAT of Armatimonadota bacterium contains these proteins:
- a CDS encoding DUF3341 domain-containing protein, translating into MSEAIYGLIAEFKDEHDLMSAAERVREQGYKRVDAFSPFPIHGLAETLGIDDHRVPLIVTFAALAGAAGGFLMQYWISVVDYPLNIGGRPDLSWPYFIPITFECMVLSAAFGAVLGMLGLNGLPQPHHPLFDAPNFDRASNDRFFICIESKDPKFEREQTEAFLKTLNAENVAEVSL
- a CDS encoding NAD(P)H-dependent oxidoreductase — its product is MPAMKILLFCGSLRKASFNRMLTNHALEAIGSRAEVQVAEIGDLPLYNQDIDADPLPESVQRLNRQVAWADRYLFITPEYNYSIPGVLKNAIDWASRPRPNPFANKKAAIMSASPGMLGGARCQYHLRQCFVFLDLVAITSAEVFVSFAADKFDENGKLNDDRTAKAIDKLLTALLAE
- a CDS encoding cytochrome c, translated to MRRLVATVGSVLIVAGLTGCHTDMWVQPRVKTLSKSDFFKDGSSARMPVKNTVAWGNLREDEAYYTGKLPTGKYVQELPFELTKDVLLRGRERYDVFCAPCHGKVGDGQGMIAQRGFNQKRPVATLHQDRLRQAQLGYFFETITNGFGVMYSYASRIPVEDRWKIAAYIRALQLSQNATYADVPQEVLPELIEKGKVDLTPKKEAPASDH
- the nrfD gene encoding polysulfide reductase NrfD, with the protein product MAAQPASVIDGPMIEGQQTYGTITEHIGDIPAKSPPAPWYFGAAFGFGLLGVMVLTIGSLLYNGIGIWGVNVPVGWGFDIINFVWWIGIGHAGTLISAILLLLRQQWRTSINRFAETMTLFAVMCAGLFPLLHTGRPWVAYWLVPYPNIMAVWPNFRSPLVWDVFAVTTYLTVSALFWYVGLIPDLATMRDRAKSKVKQVVTGMLAMGWRNSAAHWFRYETAYLLLAGLSTPLVISVHSIVSLDFAVSLMPGWHTTIFPPYFVAGAIYSGFAMVLTFMIPVRRWYKMENFVTMKHIDWMAKVMLATGLIVLYGYGMEAFMAWYSGSLWEELMFENRTTGRFGLSYWLLILCNGVIPQLLWLPRFRHHMGVLFFISLVINVGMWLERFVIVVTSLHHDFLPSSWGMYYPTIWDLGMFAGTIGFFTFMMFLFLRFLPMIAVFEMRDLWHKVKPDGHGDRHAPVPTGKS
- a CDS encoding cytochrome c3 family protein gives rise to the protein MPQIFPESSNTIARASLVGGILLVAGTLVTGSQITRHSFGTDAKVAIEQPIPFSHKHHANELGIDCRYCHTTVETSKFAGIPPTETCMSCHSQIWTNSPLLEQLRNSLKDNKPIEWTRVNRLPDFVYFDHSIHVNKGISCFTCHGDVQEMQLTYKNEPFFMKFCLDCHREPELFIRPKDQVLNWKYKAEVNQRELGERLVHDFDIKKGQLTDCWTCHR
- a CDS encoding family 10 glycosylhydrolase encodes the protein MVPPLNREFRGVWVATVANIDWPTKPALQAANQRAELLAIMDKCAQLNLNTVIFQIRPACDALYKSKLEPWSDFLTGTQGQPPSDDYDPLAFAIDEAHKRGIELHAWFNPFRARHYESKSQPGPTHVSRTKSRICKTYGRYLWLDPGEPDAQKHSLDVVLDVVSRYDLDGVHIDDYFYPYKERDSKGAIIPFPDDPSWAAYQRKGGKLSRDDWRRDNINRFVKEMYDRVKGVKKHVKVGISPFGIWRPGHPPSVSGFDPYLELYADSKIWLENGWLDYFAPQLYWKIEAPKQAFPELLKWWIEQNRKQRNMVPGLFTSLVEDGTARSYPVEEPLNQIEVSRRTKGSHGVIHFSMKVFLQNRGGISEKIQATSYAQPALNLAYPWLGEKRPGRPYVKLEDRSPLQLRVGGNGGEPFLWAVQAFHRNQQQLFLFPGNQKELVALPTIPASQAAVYAINKAGVESEPVVMAV
- a CDS encoding PLP-dependent transferase is translated as MTDPELCFLESDNYPYRAIVPPIVQSSLFTWDDLEQFLKRGELEGWDYTRVGNPTIDVAERIIAQAEGAEKCMLFASGMAAVSAAVLACVKSGDHVVAVETCYGPTREFLTDYLSRFGVTVEFVSGEYPEKFRKPAKLYYLESPSSIFFNLQDIQQVAAVAKETGALVVIDNSWATPLYQNPISMGVDLVIHSTSKYLGGHSDIMGGAVAGRRELMEKVGVERRTLGGCADPFAAYLLIRGLRTLPVRMARHQETGLALASALAERPYVDAVNHPGLESHPQFELGKRQMRGYSGLFSFWLKPASRESVVRAINSLRRFRIGPSWGGPESLVVAFPEEQPPHRWVVRLSVGLEPASALLDDLDAAFDGFGA
- a CDS encoding TAT-variant-translocated molybdopterin oxidoreductase, whose translation is MSDKTTLQALRDKLAGKQPGGYWRSLEELAGSEELARYADDEFPHRESLVNGMDRRSFVKLMGASVALAGLAGCRRLPADHIVPYVRHPEEIVPGKALYYASSFVLGGYALGVLVESHEGRPTKIEGNPIHPASLGSTEVFSQASILNLYDPDRAQAIKQFGTTRSMAQMMSALRGALARQMDKKGAGLRILTETVSSPTLARLIDNFLVEYPEGRWIQYDPVNEDNLWVGMKAAYGRYVQPVYDFTKPKVILSVDCDFMVELPGSVRYSRDFSAQRQIRDDKHDMPRLYALKSAPNVTASLADHKLTVKPSEAEAIVWSVAAAMGMSVNAPSTEHQGWASAVASDLRAAGAEALVIAGPRCSPQTQTLVMQMNEALGAMGNTVRLVEPVLPKVEEQTASMMALAQEMRAGTVDCLIMLGGNPAYNAPADAEFAQSLETISKKDGAFTLRLGMHDDETAGISQWVAPDAHYLESWSDAVAFDGTVSLVQPLIEPLYSAVSPLDLFCAIEGKGRTAYDAVKDYWKAAMPRADFDKFWRKCVHDGMIAGTSAKVASVSASGGAQPPKLNQGMELILAADPTVYDGRYANNGWLQELSKPVTSLCWDNACLLGVRKAQELGIENQTMVNLKVGERSVKAAAFVVPGHPNEAVTLHLGYGRRRGGEVAVGYGFDAYAVRNSDHPWAAPVEVEKIGGEYLLAFTTNHNVIWHGQKGEDTQFGRDIIRTHDLHGEHDDSGHHGHHGELRSMYPEREWDGYKWAMVIDTNLCNGCNACVMACQAENNINIVGKDEVRRHREMQWIRIDRYYQGDVDNPETYHVPLPCMHCEQAPCEPVCPVAATVHSAEGLNQMVYNRCVGTRYCSNNCPYKVRRFNYFKYGYLKDKYDLELPVLKLMRNPNVTVRGRGVMEKCTYCVQRINAGRIEAKKANRRLKDHEVVTACQQACPTKAIEFGDMADPESAVSKLRAQEQHYSLLEDLGTKPRTTYLGRYRNNNTELEKA
- a CDS encoding carbohydrate ABC transporter permease; protein product: MAAIGWIAAVALFYVALWRGLAVAQIAIRFRLLSALATLFAGCALSLVVAQFVAEQPYRQLLLDVGLLATVYAAYWVARARMARVGIRLWRRPFGKALRSAGLHLALASGAAVFSVPFAWLIVTSFKEDIDMSKFPPVWVPKRQIERQIGDQRYPISIVHVDGRPAEAAVLENLESGEQRLRILPPDPNAGEEIVRLRSEITPIRKVGLRWENYRDALRFLPEEAEKGWAFLRNTLVLAVLNIIGIVLSSSMVAFGFARLRFPGRDAMFALMMATMMLPGAVTMLPVFLIFRSLGWVDTLNPLWVPAFFASAFSVFLFRQFMMTIPLELEEAAKLDGCTPFGIYWRVALPLIKPAMAAITIMTFLGAWNNFMGPLIYINSPEKMPVAYALQLFQTDHGGEPGMLMAACTMVMSPVVALFFFTQRYFIQGVTLTGLKG